DNA from Halorarum salinum:
GGGCGTCGACTGGCTCATCACACGGACCGACGAGCTCCGCGAGTTCACCGACCACGTCTCCGAGAGCGTCATCGGACAGGTCGAGATCGACACGGCGCTCGCGACCACCGACGTCTCCGAGGGCCAACCGGTGTCGATATCGATGGCCGACGGCGTCCTCCGTGCGGCCGCAGGGACCGGAGGGACCGTCACCGCCGTCGCCGTCACCGACGCGGCCGCGGGCGAGGACGTCGGCGTCACCAACTTCGAGGGCGTCCTCGAGTACGATCTGGGCAAGGTGACGGTGATCGCGGTCCCCCAGGTCCAGGACGGCGGGAGCAGGCTCGCGGACGCCGACGCGGTCGCCGCCGCCGCCGCAGAGCACGACCTCGTCGGCGTCGCGGGGACCGAGGCGCTCGCGCTCGCGCGCCGCGCCGACGTCTCCCCCGACGTCCGGTTCGGGACCCCGTTCGCGGTACAGGAGGCCGCGATGAAGGGGCTCGACGTGCTCCTGCTCGCGACGACGGGCGAGGTGTCCTCCCACACCAACAAGCTGGTCGCAGAGAACATCAGCTACGAGGTCGTCGACGCCGCGGAGTGACGGTCCCGCCGACCCCGCCGGGGCGGAACCCCGTCCCGTCTCCCGCCCGGTCGAGGTGACGCGGGCTCCGCCTCGACCCCGTCAGTCCCCGTCCGCAGTGTGTAGCCGAATCCGGAGCTCCGTCCCGCCGGCCTCGCGTTCGCGGATGTCGAGCGTCCCGCGCGAGGCCGTCACGATCCACTTGATGAGCCAGAGCCCGAGCCCGCTGCTGTGGGTGAGCGCCGTCTCGGTCCGGCGCTCGATGGCGACGCGGTCCTGCTCCGGGATGCCGGGGCCGTCGTCCCTGACACAGAGGAGCACGTCGCCGCGCCCGTCGGCGCGACCGACGTCCAGCGACACCTCGATCTCGACCGGCGGTTCGCCGCCGTGTCGGGCCGCGTTCTCGACTGCCTCCTGCAGGGCGGCGCCGAGCACGGGGACCGCGACGACCCGACACGACTCGGGCAGCGACGTTCGGATCGAGACGTCGTGTCGTCGCTGGACCGCGTCCACCCGGCGACGGACGATGGCCGCGAGATCGAGCGGCGTCCGGTCGTCCTCGCGCTCGGTTCCCAGCAGCCCCTCCAGCGTCCCCGCCTTCTCGCTGTGTCCGATGAGCTTCCGCGCGGCCGACCGGACGCGGTCGACGCTCTCGAGCGCCGCCTCGTCGTCCAGTCGCCGTTCGAGGTTCTCGGCGTGCCCGGAGATGACCTGCACGTCGTTGCGGAGGTTGTGCCGCAGGAACCGGTTCAGCACCTCCAGTTGTGCGCGCCGCCGGTTCCCCGTGACGTCGGTGACGATGCCCTCGAGCGTCGCCGACGCGTCCCCGTCGGTGAACAGCCCGGTCGCGCGCTCGCGGACCCACCGCTCCCCGGAGTCGGCGGTCCGGAGGCGGTAGGTCGACTCGTAGGACCCGCCCTCGGCGAGGGCCGTCCGGCGGTTCCGGACGATGCCCGCGCGGTCCTCCTCGTGGACGAGGTCCGCGAAGGCGACGCCGTCGGAACCCGTGAGCGTCGCGGGGTCGTACCCGGTCAGCTCGGCGGCGTAGTCGTTGACGAACGCGAGCCGTCCCGCGTCGTCGGTCGCCGTCCGGAACACCATCCCAGGGAGGGTGGCGACGAGCGAGGAGAACTGCGTCTTCTGCCGTTCGAGCGCCTGCTCGGAGCGGTTCCGCTCGATGCAGGTCGCGACGTGTGCGGCGAGCAGTTCGGCGAGTTCGACGTCCGACTCGGAGAAGGCGGCCGGTTCGTTCGAGTACGCCTGGAACACCCCCACGTCGCCGAGGGGGACGGTGATCCCCGAGACGATGTCCCCGAACACCGGTTCGGCGTCCTCGTCGACGACGACGTCGTCCATCAGCTCGCTCTCGCCGCGCCGTAGCACCCTCCCGGCGACGCCCTCGTCGGTCCCGAGCACGCGGTCCGGCAGTTCCAGCCCGGTCGAGGTCGCCGCGGAGACGAACTTCCCGTCGACCGCGCGCAGGAACGTACACTGATCGAACCGGAGGATCTCCTCGGCGGCGTCGACCGCGAGTTCGAAGACGCGCGACTCGCCGTCGGCGGTGACCATCCCGTCGGCCACGTCGTGGAGGCTCGCGATCTTCCGGCGGTTCTCCCGGAGGGCGTTCACGCTCCGGACGCGTTCGAGCGCGTCGGCGGCGTGGCCAGCGAGCAGTTCCGCGAGCTCGAGGTCGCGCTCCGAGAACGCGCCGACCCGGGTCGCGGCGGCCTGGAGGACCCCGACGGACCCGACCGGCACGCTCATCAGGGACCGGTACCGGCTCCGGGCCGGGTCGACGTCGGGGTCGCCGTGGACGTCGTCGACCCGGACGCCCTCGTTGCTCCGGTACGTCTCGCCGGCGATCCCGTACTCGAGCGGGACCGAGTCGTGGAAGTCGGCCGACGCCGCGGACGTGCTCGCCTTCGTGACCAGTTCCTCTCCCTCGGCGACCGACATCGTGCTGGTGTCGAAATCGAGGATGTCGGCCGCCGCCGTCACCGTCAGCTCGTGGATCTCGGCCGCCCGCGAACACGACTCGAACTCCGTCGCGACGTCGTGGAGTCGCTCGACCGGGCGAACCGACCAGTCGTCGTGGGTCCGGGCCGGCGGCCCGCGGACGAAAAGCGCCGTCTCGTACGCGTCGGCCTCGGCCGGTCGGGCGGCGAGTTCGGTCGCCACCTCCCCGGTCGTGCCGCGCGCGAACACCCACTCGAAGCTGTCCCCCGTCTCGCGGCTCCTGGCGATCGCCCCCTCCAGGTGCTCCCCGGAGAAGACGGTGGGGCTCGGCGGGCAGAGGGCCGACAGCGGTTCGCCGCGCAGTTCCTCGGGGTCGAGTTCGAGCAGGGACGCGACGACCTCGTCGACGCCCCGAACGACCCCGTCGGTGACGGCGATCATCCCGTCCTCGAACGGGGAGGTCGCTTCGGGGGCGATCGTCCCGACCGGCGTCCGCGCTTCGTCCGTCATCGGTTCTCCTCGGTATGCGGGGCCGTTCGCCCCGCGTCCTCGTACCTTCCAGTTGCAAGTGGCCAGTAAATATCCTTCGACCCGACTGATTGCGACGGCCGACCGGACGTTCCGGCCGGAACGCCCCTCACGACCGGAGTTCCACGCCGACGCGTTCGGCGGCCTCGGGGAGGGCACGCGCCCGCTCGGCCGCGGCCACGTACTCCGCGATCGGCCGGTCGAGCGCGTCGACCCGGACGTCGCCGTCGCGGTGGGTCAGGCGTTCGTCGGCGTACGCCACCCGGCGGGCCGGGTCGGGGACCACCTCGGCGACGAGTTCCGGTTCGGCGGACGACGCCGCCGCGTCCGCGACGGCCTCGACCGCGGCCCGCCGGCGTTCCTCCACGTCCCCCGCGTCGTCCACGGCGAACGACTCGCCGTCCTCGATTCGGGACCGGACCGAATCGAACGCGTCGAGCGAGGCGAACCCGTCGACCGCCGCGACGACCGCCCGTGCCGGGCCCTCAGCGACGGATTCAGGGCTCCACGCCCCGCCGACGAGGTCGTACACGAGTTCCTCGAGCGCCCGCTCTGCCGGCGTCCCCGCCACGTCGCGGTCCATGTGCTCGGAGGCGTCGAACCCCCGCGTCAGGGACCGTTCGTCGACCGCGTCGTCCAACGCCGCGGCCAGCGACGTCGCGGCGTCCTCCAGGGCGGCTGCGATGTCGGTCTCCGCGTCGAGCGACTCGACGAACGCGTCGTACAGCGTCGCCGCGTCCGCGGTCAGCGCGCGGGCGTCCTCGTGCTCGCCCGCGAGTTCACCGACCCCGAGGACGCCCTCCGACTCCGCGTGGGGGCCGGACCGTCCGTCCAGCCGACCCTCGGCGTGCGCCGTGAACCCCTCGATCGCGGCGTGGACCACCGCCGCGCGGGCCGGGTCGTCGCCGACGTACTCCGTCCGCTCGCGAACGGCCGAGAGCTCCTCCCCGAGCTCCCCGCTCTCGGACGCCACGTCCTCGCGGGTCAACTCGCCCTCCGTCGCCCGCCACGCGGCCGAGACGGTCATCGAACGCCGGCGGGCGCGGCGGGCCTCGGACAGGAGTTCCCGCTCGGTCTCCGCCTCGACGGCACGCCGGATCGCCTCCTCGGCGTCCCCGTACCGGCGTCGCATCCGTTCCCTGACTGCGCCGTTCGGGACCTCGTCGGGGCCGAGCCGGTCGGGAACGTCGGCGAGCAGCTCCCGCGCGCGGTCGAGGCTGCCCGAGAGGCGCTCGTCGGGGAGGTCGACCGGGAACGTCCCGGCCACGGTCGGGTCCGACTCCCCCACGGCGCTCCGGAGCGCCGCCCCGTCCAGCGTGGGCGGCTCCTCCTCCCCGACCGGGAGGCGCCCGCACCCGGCGAGCGCGACGCCGCCGACGAGCGTGAGGGCGCCGCGTCGGGTCGTCCGCGGGCCCGTCATCGGTCGTCCCCCGTCGCGTTCCCCTCCCGGTCGCGGATCCACGGCGGGAGCCGACACCCGCTGAAACTGGATCCGGACCCGTATCCGCTGACCTGGTCGGGGTCCACGACGTCGGGGATCCGGACGAGCGTCGCCACCGTGTCGTACGTGTCCGTCTCGCAGGCAACGTCAACGTCCCGGAGCACGCGCCCGTAGTCCGTGCGGATCTCCGTGGCCGACCAGCCGACGTAACACAGTTCGCGGCGGTAGCACTCCCCGATCCGGGACTGGTCGACGTACACGGTCTCCTCGTCGAAGTCCGTCGCCTCGAGGAACTCGCGCGCGGCCCCGGCGCCGTCCACGTCGGCGAACCGCGTCGCGTCGACGCGTTCCCCGTCGGCGACGAACCCCTGCGGGTGGTACGACTCGGGGGGTCCATCCCCGTCAGTGGCGGTCCGCCCGTCCGCGAACCAGACGACCGCACGCTCGCCCGGGCCCCTGAGCGTCGCGAGCTCGGGGTCGGTCTCGACGTTCTCGGGGCCGCGCCGCTCGGTGGGCGTCCGGCTCGGCGAGTCGAACTCCGTCCCGTTACATCCGGCCGCGAGCGGGAGCAGCGCCGCCGCTCCGCGGAGGGCGTCTCGTCTCGTGATGGGGACCATCCTTTCGGCGGGAGTGGGTCCCCGGCCCCCATATAACGGTCGGATCCCCGCCCGCGGCCGTCGACCGGGGCCGACGAACTTCACCCCCGACCTTTATCGACCCTCCCTGCCACCCCGGCGTATGCCCGACGTGACGCTCGTCGACCGCGGCCGCGTCCGCGCGGACGCCGGCTACGTGCTCGACGGCCACACGATGGCGAGCGCGGCGGAGCCGAACCCCGACCACGAGCGCCTCGAGTTCGTCGTCTGGAGCGCGGTCGTCGAGGCCGGCGGCCGGACCTACCTCTGGGACACCGGCCCGCCGCCGAACGCCGCCGACTACTGGCCGGACCCGCTGTACGGCGCCTTCGAGGCGTACGACGCCGACGGGCGCTCGCTCGCGGCCGACCTCGCGACGGCGGGCTACGACCTCGGCGACGTCGACGCGGTGGTCGCGAGCCACCTCCACCTCGACCACGCCGGCGAACTCGACGCGTTCGCGGGGACGGGGACCCCGGTGTACGTCCACGAGGAGGAGCTGAAGTACGCCTTCTACTCCGCGAAGACGGGAGAGGGCTCCGTCGCGTACCTCGCGGACGACTTCGACGGCGACCTGAACTGGTCGGTCGTCCGCCGGCACCGCCACACCCTCGCGGACGGCTTCGAACTGCTCCACCTGCCCGGACACACCCCGGGCGTGCTCGGCGCGCTGGTCGAGACGGACGCCGGCACCCTGCTCGTCGCCGGAGACGAGGCGTACGTCGAAGCGAACCTCGAAGACGGCGTCCCCCTCGGGCCAGGACTTCTGTGGAGCGAACCGGCGTGGCGCGAGAGCCGGGAGACGCTGCTGGAACTCCGGCGGCGCCACGACGCCGACGTGCTGTACGGCCACGACCTCGACCGGTTCGAGGAACTGGCCGAGCGGTACTGAGCGGCCGGGTCGGTCGCCGACGCCGCTGGGCCGGCGACCGACCGTCGGTTCGCGGCCCGGCCGAGTTCCGTAAACCATTACTCGTAGCTCGGTTTACGACACCTCGATGAGCACGGACACTCGGCAGGTCGACCTCGTCGACGACGCCGTCGTCGGCAACCTCGCCCGCGCGGCGCTGTTCGCGGCGCTCACGGGCGTCTTCGCGTACGTCTCGTTCCAGCTCCCGGTCACCTCGGTTCCGTTCACGCTGCAGGTGCTCGGCGTGTTCCTCGCCGGCGCGTTCCTCGGGCCGGCCTGGGGCGCCGGTTCGATGACGCTGTACCTGCTCGCGGGCGCGGTCGGCGCGCCCGTCTTCGCCTACGGGGCGGCGGGCGTCGGCGTCCTGTTCGGCCAGTGGGGCGGCTACCTCTGGTCGTACCCGTTCGCTGCGGGAGTCGTCGGCCTCGCGGCGCACGGCACTGGGGACCGACGCGACCCCCGCGAGGTCGGGCTGGCGCGGCTCGTCGGCGGGATGGCGGCGGCGACGCTCGTCGTCTACACGTTCGGGACGGTCGGATACGCGGTCGTGGGCGACGTCAGTTTCGCGGCGGCCGTCCTCGCGGCGGCGGTCCCGTTCGTCCCCGCGGAACTCCTGAAGATGGCCGCGGCCGTGGCGGTCGTCAGGAGCGACGCCGTCGTCGCCCGGTAGATGATCTCGGTCCGGGGGGTGACCCACGGCTACGGCGACGACGTCGTGCTCGCGGACGTGTCGCTCACCGTCCCCGACGGCGAGTTCCTCGTCCTCGCGGGCGCGAACGGCTCCGGGAAGACGACGCTCGTCCGGCACTTCAACGGGCTGCTCGCCCCCGACGAGGGGGAGGTGCTCGTCGACGGGACGCCCGTCGCCGACGACCCCGTCGCGGCACGGACGGCGGTCGGAATGGTGTTCCAGGAGCCGCGCGACGCGTTCGTCGCGGCGACCGTCGGCGCCGACGTGGCGTTCGGCCCGGAGAACCTGGGGCTCGCCCGCCCTGAGATCGACGACCGCGTCGGCGACGCGCTGGCAGGCGTGGGGCTGGCGGGTCGGCGGGACGAACGGATCGACCGGCTCTCGGGCGGCGAGCGGGAGCGGGTCGCGATCGCCGGCGCGCTCGCGATGCGCCCGGGGCACCTCGTCCTCGACGAACCGTTCACGGGACTGGACGAACCGGCGCGTCGTTCCGTGCTCGCACGGCTCGACGAACTGCACGCGGGAGGGACCGGCGTGATCGTCGT
Protein-coding regions in this window:
- a CDS encoding biotin transporter BioY, with product MSTDTRQVDLVDDAVVGNLARAALFAALTGVFAYVSFQLPVTSVPFTLQVLGVFLAGAFLGPAWGAGSMTLYLLAGAVGAPVFAYGAAGVGVLFGQWGGYLWSYPFAAGVVGLAAHGTGDRRDPREVGLARLVGGMAAATLVVYTFGTVGYAVVGDVSFAAAVLAAAVPFVPAELLKMAAAVAVVRSDAVVAR
- a CDS encoding GAF domain-containing protein translates to MTDEARTPVGTIAPEATSPFEDGMIAVTDGVVRGVDEVVASLLELDPEELRGEPLSALCPPSPTVFSGEHLEGAIARSRETGDSFEWVFARGTTGEVATELAARPAEADAYETALFVRGPPARTHDDWSVRPVERLHDVATEFESCSRAAEIHELTVTAAADILDFDTSTMSVAEGEELVTKASTSAASADFHDSVPLEYGIAGETYRSNEGVRVDDVHGDPDVDPARSRYRSLMSVPVGSVGVLQAAATRVGAFSERDLELAELLAGHAADALERVRSVNALRENRRKIASLHDVADGMVTADGESRVFELAVDAAEEILRFDQCTFLRAVDGKFVSAATSTGLELPDRVLGTDEGVAGRVLRRGESELMDDVVVDEDAEPVFGDIVSGITVPLGDVGVFQAYSNEPAAFSESDVELAELLAAHVATCIERNRSEQALERQKTQFSSLVATLPGMVFRTATDDAGRLAFVNDYAAELTGYDPATLTGSDGVAFADLVHEEDRAGIVRNRRTALAEGGSYESTYRLRTADSGERWVRERATGLFTDGDASATLEGIVTDVTGNRRRAQLEVLNRFLRHNLRNDVQVISGHAENLERRLDDEAALESVDRVRSAARKLIGHSEKAGTLEGLLGTEREDDRTPLDLAAIVRRRVDAVQRRHDVSIRTSLPESCRVVAVPVLGAALQEAVENAARHGGEPPVEIEVSLDVGRADGRGDVLLCVRDDGPGIPEQDRVAIERRTETALTHSSGLGLWLIKWIVTASRGTLDIREREAGGTELRIRLHTADGD
- a CDS encoding energy-coupling factor ABC transporter ATP-binding protein yields the protein MISVRGVTHGYGDDVVLADVSLTVPDGEFLVLAGANGSGKTTLVRHFNGLLAPDEGEVLVDGTPVADDPVAARTAVGMVFQEPRDAFVAATVGADVAFGPENLGLARPEIDDRVGDALAGVGLAGRRDERIDRLSGGERERVAIAGALAMRPGHLVLDEPFTGLDEPARRSVLARLDELHAGGTGVIVVTHDLRDVFDRADRLIALSDGRIAVDGAPAAVREELTDLPIRVPGPR
- a CDS encoding DUF7839 domain-containing protein; amino-acid sequence: MADQGSGGEPSSVLRNKRDATRYQILVQIADRQPAVSQQEVADAIGITSQAVSDYLQDLTEQGAVRKHGRGRYEVTKEGVDWLITRTDELREFTDHVSESVIGQVEIDTALATTDVSEGQPVSISMADGVLRAAAGTGGTVTAVAVTDAAAGEDVGVTNFEGVLEYDLGKVTVIAVPQVQDGGSRLADADAVAAAAAEHDLVGVAGTEALALARRADVSPDVRFGTPFAVQEAAMKGLDVLLLATTGEVSSHTNKLVAENISYEVVDAAE
- a CDS encoding N-acyl homoserine lactonase family protein translates to MPDVTLVDRGRVRADAGYVLDGHTMASAAEPNPDHERLEFVVWSAVVEAGGRTYLWDTGPPPNAADYWPDPLYGAFEAYDADGRSLAADLATAGYDLGDVDAVVASHLHLDHAGELDAFAGTGTPVYVHEEELKYAFYSAKTGEGSVAYLADDFDGDLNWSVVRRHRHTLADGFELLHLPGHTPGVLGALVETDAGTLLVAGDEAYVEANLEDGVPLGPGLLWSEPAWRESRETLLELRRRHDADVLYGHDLDRFEELAERY